The following proteins are co-located in the Candidatus Planktophila lacus genome:
- a CDS encoding ABC transporter substrate-binding protein: MRNRASLSRSPRSFISTAAVVLAGALALSAVPAQGASTPGVSATEIVLGMQLPQTGAASPGYNKVDDAMRAYFDYVNSKGGVYGRKITLVVKDDTYKAGLTVSTASALINKDKVFAMVGSVGTQTHISVIKDINRRGIPDLFVNSGYSGFYTDPKKYPTTFGALGTYVVEAKILGKHIKENYSKNTVGIVYQTDDFGRNTVEGLATAGVTFTAKKTAATFIAGTQGSGLDAQMQQLKDNNVDVVVVGAVASAFAAAVSSANKIGYKPAQWIVISVGADATTFQTILGARGIAPAVSAALLAGTISASHAPSPGEADDEFVKAFKKINDEFNKGPDKRWDNNILQGMNIGYLTTSALLGVGKDLTRPGIIKYIEANAAKLPSAALSPLGYSTKTHEAFTGFWIGKYDAATVLKPIDATRKVWTTDSAKGAVTELKYTRPAIAADALPKVG, translated from the coding sequence GTGAGAAATCGTGCATCTCTGTCTAGATCACCGCGCAGTTTTATATCAACTGCCGCTGTTGTACTTGCTGGCGCGCTAGCGCTCTCAGCAGTTCCAGCGCAAGGAGCAAGCACTCCTGGTGTTTCAGCCACTGAAATTGTTCTTGGAATGCAACTACCTCAAACTGGCGCAGCAAGCCCAGGCTATAACAAAGTAGATGACGCAATGCGCGCCTACTTTGATTATGTAAATTCCAAGGGCGGCGTTTACGGACGCAAGATAACTTTGGTCGTCAAAGACGATACATACAAGGCAGGTCTAACAGTTTCTACTGCATCTGCGCTGATCAACAAAGATAAAGTCTTTGCAATGGTCGGAAGCGTTGGAACCCAGACACATATCTCTGTTATCAAAGATATTAACCGTCGTGGAATTCCAGATCTATTTGTAAACAGCGGATACAGCGGTTTCTACACAGATCCAAAGAAGTACCCAACAACTTTCGGCGCCCTCGGCACATACGTCGTTGAAGCGAAGATCCTTGGAAAGCACATCAAGGAGAATTACTCAAAGAACACTGTCGGTATCGTTTATCAGACAGATGACTTCGGCCGTAACACTGTTGAAGGGCTTGCCACAGCTGGCGTGACATTCACAGCGAAGAAGACCGCAGCAACATTTATCGCGGGTACTCAGGGTTCAGGCCTTGATGCTCAGATGCAGCAGCTCAAAGATAACAACGTAGATGTTGTTGTCGTTGGCGCAGTTGCTTCAGCATTTGCTGCAGCAGTTTCTTCTGCAAACAAGATTGGCTACAAGCCAGCACAGTGGATCGTTATCTCAGTAGGTGCAGATGCAACTACATTCCAGACAATTCTTGGCGCTCGCGGAATTGCACCAGCAGTTTCAGCGGCTCTTCTAGCCGGAACCATCTCAGCATCACATGCTCCATCACCAGGTGAAGCAGATGACGAGTTCGTAAAGGCATTTAAGAAGATCAACGATGAGTTCAACAAGGGTCCAGATAAGCGTTGGGATAACAACATTCTTCAGGGAATGAATATTGGATACCTAACTACATCTGCACTATTGGGTGTTGGTAAGGATCTAACACGTCCTGGAATCATCAAATACATCGAAGCAAATGCAGCAAAGCTTCCAAGTGCGGCGCTGTCACCACTTGGTTACAGCACAAAGACTCACGAAGCTTTCACTGGTTTCTGGATCGGTAAGTACGATGCAGCAACAGTATTAAAGCCAATTGATGCAACTCGTAAAGTTTGGACAACAGACTCTGCAAAGGGCGCTGTAACTGAACTCAAGTACACACGTCCTGCAATTGCAGCCGATGCCCTACCAAAGGTTGGTTAA
- the tsaD gene encoding tRNA (adenosine(37)-N6)-threonylcarbamoyltransferase complex transferase subunit TsaD produces MSEPIVLGIETSCDETAIGIVRGRTLLANVIASSVDEHARFGGVVPEIASRAHLEAMLPSIEKAIKDSKISLKDIDAVAVTAGPGLVGALLVGVASASGLALGLGKPLYGVNHLAAHVSVDFLTHDQPTDPTIALLVSGGHSSLLQVDDITSSITKLGATMDDAAGEAFDKIARVMGLGFPGGPAIDRTALSGSPTAIDFPRGLTTSNDWATRPYDFSFSGLKTAVARYLESTPNYAKADVAASFQESIVDVLLQKSLAACKATGIDSLVIAGGVAANSRLRAVAEERCAKAGVRLRIPSPALCTDNGAMVAALGSLMVAAGRAPGPQAFDADSALQVERVAL; encoded by the coding sequence ATGAGCGAGCCAATAGTCCTGGGCATTGAGACTTCCTGTGATGAGACCGCAATCGGCATTGTCCGCGGACGCACGCTGCTTGCCAATGTAATTGCTTCTAGCGTTGATGAACATGCGCGATTCGGGGGAGTTGTACCTGAAATCGCGAGCCGAGCACATTTAGAGGCGATGCTACCCAGCATTGAAAAGGCAATTAAGGACTCTAAGATTTCGCTAAAAGATATCGATGCTGTGGCAGTTACTGCTGGCCCTGGTTTAGTTGGTGCACTTCTCGTCGGCGTTGCATCTGCCAGCGGTTTAGCACTTGGACTGGGCAAACCTTTATATGGCGTAAACCATTTAGCAGCGCACGTCAGCGTTGATTTCTTAACTCACGATCAACCAACTGATCCAACGATCGCTTTGTTAGTTAGCGGTGGACATTCATCCCTGCTGCAAGTAGATGACATCACTTCATCGATTACCAAACTCGGTGCAACGATGGATGATGCTGCAGGTGAAGCTTTCGATAAAATTGCCCGCGTTATGGGACTTGGTTTTCCGGGCGGCCCGGCGATCGATCGCACAGCTCTTTCTGGTTCGCCAACTGCAATCGATTTTCCACGCGGCTTAACAACGAGCAACGACTGGGCAACTCGTCCTTATGATTTCTCGTTCTCGGGGCTTAAAACTGCAGTTGCTCGTTATTTGGAAAGCACTCCGAATTATGCGAAAGCAGATGTCGCTGCCTCTTTCCAAGAATCAATCGTCGATGTACTTCTGCAGAAATCACTCGCTGCATGCAAAGCCACCGGAATCGATTCACTTGTTATCGCAGGAGGAGTTGCTGCGAATTCACGTCTACGTGCAGTGGCTGAAGAGCGCTGCGCTAAGGCCGGGGTTCGTCTGCGGATCCCAAGCCCGGCGCTTTGCACCGATAACGGGGCGATGGTCGCTGCTCTGGGCTCGCTGATGGTCGCTGCCGGCCGCGCACCTGGCCCACAGGCCTTCGATGCCGATTCTGCGCTCCAAGTTGAGCGCGTAGCCCTCTAG
- the rimI gene encoding ribosomal protein S18-alanine N-acetyltransferase produces the protein MISYRAAIQLDLPVLVSMERVLFADSPWTTGQFKEAFQGVPTIRHFLVATNEQDQIVGYAAVLVVAPGVEADVLTVAVLPEYARQGIATHFMGELEKWSQSKEASAMMLEVGVENAGAIALYEKLGYQTIATRKNYYGQGLDAFVMRKEFGA, from the coding sequence ATGATTAGCTACCGCGCCGCGATCCAACTCGATCTTCCTGTTCTAGTTTCAATGGAGCGAGTTCTCTTCGCCGATTCACCATGGACAACCGGACAATTTAAAGAAGCTTTTCAAGGCGTTCCGACTATCCGTCACTTCTTAGTTGCTACAAATGAGCAAGATCAGATCGTCGGATATGCCGCTGTCTTGGTGGTGGCACCTGGCGTAGAAGCCGATGTATTAACGGTGGCAGTACTGCCTGAATATGCGCGCCAAGGCATTGCTACGCACTTCATGGGCGAGCTCGAAAAATGGTCGCAATCGAAAGAGGCATCAGCGATGATGCTCGAAGTCGGCGTTGAAAATGCTGGCGCGATCGCCTTGTATGAAAAGTTGGGTTATCAAACTATTGCCACACGTAAGAATTACTACGGCCAAGGCCTTGATGCATTTGTAATGCGTAAGGAGTTTGGCGCATGA
- the tsaB gene encoding tRNA (adenosine(37)-N6)-threonylcarbamoyltransferase complex dimerization subunit type 1 TsaB has product MTISLAIDTATSRTIVGILDGDKVLFEGFHEGATEHGFAITELVVKALAVCPKPDQVVVGMGPGPFTGLRVGITFARSFAIARDIPVIGVCSLDAIAVEKNEYTVAIDARRKEIYWASYRDGQRVAGPEVSKPAEVSDFIIDQYPGLKKLVALSASQNVSEPMYLRRPDAVPTAERK; this is encoded by the coding sequence ATGACAATTTCACTTGCAATTGATACGGCAACTTCACGAACAATTGTTGGAATTCTCGATGGCGATAAAGTCTTATTTGAAGGCTTTCATGAAGGTGCAACAGAACACGGTTTTGCGATAACCGAATTAGTTGTCAAAGCCTTAGCGGTTTGCCCAAAGCCAGATCAAGTAGTTGTCGGCATGGGGCCAGGACCGTTTACTGGATTAAGAGTGGGAATTACATTTGCACGCAGCTTTGCGATTGCCCGCGATATCCCGGTGATCGGAGTCTGTTCACTGGATGCAATTGCAGTTGAAAAAAACGAATACACAGTTGCCATCGATGCGCGCCGCAAGGAGATTTACTGGGCAAGTTATAGAGATGGGCAACGAGTTGCTGGCCCTGAAGTTAGCAAACCTGCCGAAGTAAGTGACTTCATTATCGATCAGTATCCAGGTTTAAAGAAGTTAGTCGCGCTAAGTGCTTCACAAAATGTTTCAGAGCCAATGTACTTGCGACGTCCAGATGCAGTACCAACCGCGGAGCGTAAATGA
- the tsaE gene encoding tRNA (adenosine(37)-N6)-threonylcarbamoyltransferase complex ATPase subunit type 1 TsaE — MKISTAQEMFGLGQQLGSQLRAGDLILLNGPLGAGKTVLVQGIGSALGFQEVTSPTFVISRIHKGPLSLIHVDAYRLLESGNAALYLDDLDLDTPRESAVTVIEWGGTESARLSDDRLEIDIDRSAEDRVVTIRAVGPRWAGFKL, encoded by the coding sequence GTGAAGATTTCTACCGCGCAGGAGATGTTCGGCCTGGGCCAACAACTCGGTTCTCAACTGCGCGCCGGTGATTTGATTCTTCTAAATGGTCCGCTCGGCGCAGGTAAAACGGTTCTTGTACAAGGAATTGGATCAGCGTTGGGCTTTCAGGAAGTTACTTCGCCCACCTTCGTTATTTCACGCATTCATAAAGGCCCACTCTCTTTAATTCACGTAGACGCTTATCGCTTACTTGAAAGTGGCAACGCAGCGCTTTACTTAGATGATCTGGATTTAGATACTCCGCGCGAAAGCGCAGTTACGGTTATCGAATGGGGTGGCACCGAATCTGCTCGCCTTTCAGATGATCGTCTAGAAATAGATATCGATCGCAGCGCTGAGGACCGAGTTGTAACAATTCGCGCAGTTGGCCCTCGTTGGGCGGGCTTCAAACTATGA
- a CDS encoding branched-chain amino acid ABC transporter permease, with product MSKAKNHSIARKSLRRTIFFVAAILFAASTFDAYNQAQLALVLILFIGVLSVTLLTGISGQLSLGQGALMAVGGYCMALLMINQSYSLWVAIPLAIVGSALAGLLLGIAAARLTGPYLAGTTLVIALAIPTLANRFMSVLKGDEGLPVDVGYPPVWFTNLFGEPSYEQWQLYVALPFAAIALFLASNILLSRTGRMWRAIRDNETAAALSGVNFSRQKIFVFVVSATFAGLSGALYGLRGLVGPSVYPVSLSLLLLTAAVLGGIRSIFGAFIGTVIVVFLPDWIDAVLHQFELSEQVSNFMPALVSSLLLILTVVINPAGVAGTHLHKHKHK from the coding sequence GTGTCTAAAGCCAAGAACCACTCGATCGCTCGCAAGAGTCTGCGCCGGACAATCTTTTTTGTCGCAGCAATTCTCTTCGCGGCATCTACTTTCGATGCCTACAACCAAGCCCAGTTGGCTTTAGTTCTCATACTCTTTATCGGAGTCCTTTCCGTAACTTTGTTAACCGGAATCTCTGGCCAACTCTCACTTGGTCAAGGCGCGTTAATGGCGGTGGGCGGATATTGCATGGCGCTATTGATGATCAATCAGAGCTACTCGCTATGGGTAGCAATTCCTTTGGCGATAGTTGGATCAGCACTTGCCGGTCTGCTCTTGGGAATTGCAGCAGCGCGCTTAACTGGGCCATATCTTGCAGGCACAACTCTTGTTATCGCTCTTGCGATCCCAACTCTGGCGAACCGATTTATGTCGGTGCTTAAAGGCGATGAGGGACTACCGGTAGATGTTGGTTATCCACCAGTTTGGTTTACAAATTTATTTGGCGAACCAAGTTACGAACAATGGCAGCTCTATGTAGCACTTCCATTTGCAGCGATCGCGTTGTTCTTGGCCTCCAATATTTTGCTCTCACGTACTGGTCGTATGTGGCGCGCGATTAGAGATAACGAAACAGCAGCAGCGCTAAGCGGCGTCAACTTCTCGCGCCAAAAAATATTTGTCTTCGTTGTATCGGCAACCTTCGCCGGTTTATCTGGCGCCCTTTATGGACTTCGCGGTCTGGTCGGTCCCAGCGTTTACCCAGTTTCACTTTCGCTATTACTTCTCACAGCTGCAGTTCTTGGTGGCATTCGCAGCATCTTCGGAGCCTTTATCGGAACGGTAATCGTTGTATTCCTACCTGATTGGATCGATGCGGTGCTTCACCAATTCGAATTAAGCGAGCAAGTCTCTAACTTCATGCCCGCCCTGGTCTCTAGCCTCTTATTGATTTTGACCGTGGTGATTAATCCCGCCGGGGTCGCGGGTACCCACCTGCATAAACACAAGCATAAATAA
- a CDS encoding branched-chain amino acid ABC transporter permease: MDTFLAALFSGTSRGAIYALVALGLVIVWRGAGILNYAQMGQAMFSTYIASTMITNGNSYWLAFVVAILVGAVMGALLDILVMRPLSNKKKTELLSSESMRAAIPVIASLGILGVLQALAGIIWAAEERGFPAPYAQEGFTVAGNVMPFTSFDVFVITVVLSTLALTTLFFKKTGVGLAMRATALNSEVARLSGIRTNFTRSLSWAFSGAASSLAGLLITPTSNLSPNTLDLVLIIGFTAAVVGGLDSPAGAVIGGFLVGMVISFVSFYDTPEDVFLAILAVLILVLIIRPRGILGAKDARRV, translated from the coding sequence ATGGATACATTTCTAGCGGCCCTGTTCTCTGGCACATCTCGCGGAGCAATTTATGCATTAGTTGCACTGGGTCTTGTCATCGTTTGGCGCGGGGCTGGAATCCTTAACTATGCCCAGATGGGCCAAGCGATGTTTAGCACTTACATCGCATCGACCATGATTACCAATGGAAATTCTTACTGGTTGGCATTTGTTGTTGCAATTTTAGTAGGCGCTGTAATGGGAGCCTTGTTAGATATCTTGGTAATGCGCCCACTATCCAATAAAAAGAAGACCGAACTTTTGAGCAGCGAATCAATGCGCGCGGCGATTCCGGTAATCGCATCCCTTGGTATTTTGGGAGTTCTACAAGCTTTAGCAGGAATTATTTGGGCTGCTGAGGAACGAGGGTTTCCAGCGCCATATGCGCAAGAAGGTTTCACCGTTGCTGGCAATGTGATGCCATTTACCTCATTCGATGTATTTGTAATTACCGTTGTTTTATCTACCTTGGCTTTAACGACGCTCTTCTTTAAGAAAACCGGCGTAGGACTTGCAATGCGCGCCACAGCTTTGAATTCAGAGGTTGCTCGACTCAGTGGAATTAGAACTAACTTCACTCGCTCACTTAGCTGGGCGTTTTCTGGTGCGGCATCTTCACTTGCTGGCCTTCTGATTACGCCAACTTCAAACCTTTCACCGAATACTTTGGATTTAGTTTTGATCATCGGCTTTACCGCAGCAGTTGTAGGTGGACTTGATAGCCCGGCTGGTGCTGTAATTGGCGGCTTCCTTGTCGGAATGGTTATCTCATTTGTTAGCTTCTATGACACACCGGAAGATGTTTTCTTAGCGATCTTGGCGGTATTGATTCTGGTCTTGATTATTCGACCACGTGGAATCTTGGGAGCAAAGGATGCGCGCCGTGTCTAA
- a CDS encoding ABC transporter ATP-binding protein: protein MLEVKDLVTSFGSVIALDGVSFTAQESKITTVIGANGAGKSTLLRTISGLEHPASGSITWSGKSLIGKRAEDIVRDGIAHVPEGHAVISELTVEENISMGSLFRRRKFKADVIAAQDEMFELFPRLKERRKQLAGTLSGGERQMLAISRALVSRPKLLLLDEPSLGLAPLVVEQIIDSINILCRTTGLTVLLVEQNANTALGVADHGVLLALGKVVADRPAAELRADANLRAAYLGY, encoded by the coding sequence ATGCTTGAAGTTAAAGATTTAGTAACCAGTTTTGGTTCGGTAATTGCACTCGACGGCGTTTCGTTTACAGCACAAGAATCGAAGATAACAACAGTTATCGGTGCAAACGGCGCCGGTAAGAGCACTTTGTTACGCACCATCTCTGGCCTAGAACATCCAGCGTCTGGCTCAATCACCTGGAGCGGAAAATCTCTAATCGGCAAGCGCGCCGAAGATATTGTGCGAGATGGCATCGCCCATGTTCCTGAAGGCCACGCCGTTATCTCAGAGTTAACCGTTGAAGAAAATATCTCAATGGGATCGCTATTTCGGCGCCGTAAATTCAAAGCAGATGTAATTGCTGCACAGGATGAGATGTTCGAACTATTTCCTCGTTTGAAAGAACGCCGCAAACAGTTGGCTGGAACTCTCTCAGGTGGCGAACGTCAGATGTTGGCCATTAGTCGCGCGCTGGTTTCGCGCCCCAAGTTACTGCTTTTAGATGAACCATCTCTTGGCCTTGCACCGTTAGTTGTAGAACAGATCATTGATTCAATAAATATTCTCTGTCGCACAACTGGTCTCACAGTTTTACTAGTTGAACAAAATGCCAATACGGCACTTGGCGTAGCCGATCACGGAGTTCTTTTGGCACTTGGCAAAGTCGTTGCCGATCGACCAGCAGCTGAGTTAAGGGCGGATGCTAATTTGCGCGCCGCATATTTGGGGTACTGA